One Flavobacterium sp. 90 DNA segment encodes these proteins:
- the mraZ gene encoding division/cell wall cluster transcriptional repressor MraZ yields MNTIVGTYECKVDAKGRLMLPAPLKKQLTASLQNGFVLKRSVFQPCLELYPMDEWDLMMQKINKLNRFVKKNNDFIRRFTAGVKMVEIDALGRLLVPKDLVAFSSISKDVVFSSAVNIVEIWDKDLYEKSISGEDMDFADLAEEVMGNINDDDNGIS; encoded by the coding sequence TTGAACACAATTGTCGGAACATATGAGTGTAAAGTCGATGCTAAAGGAAGGCTTATGTTGCCTGCACCTTTGAAAAAGCAATTGACTGCATCTCTTCAAAACGGATTTGTTTTGAAGCGCTCAGTTTTCCAACCGTGTTTAGAATTGTATCCAATGGACGAGTGGGACTTGATGATGCAAAAAATCAACAAGCTGAATCGTTTTGTAAAAAAAAACAATGACTTCATTCGAAGATTTACTGCTGGTGTTAAAATGGTAGAAATTGATGCGTTAGGAAGATTATTGGTTCCAAAGGATTTGGTTGCTTTTTCAAGTATTTCTAAAGATGTCGTTTTTTCATCTGCGGTTAATATTGTGGAGATTTGGGATAAGGATTTGTATGAAAAATCAATAAGTGGCGAAGATATGGATTTTGCAGATTTAGCCGAAGAAGTAATGGGAAATATTAATGACGACGACAATGGAATATCATAA
- a CDS encoding alpha/beta hydrolase: MDKHYKKEGKYSYYEAGEGTPIVILHGLMGGLSNFDAVAEYFPSKGYKVVIPDLPIYTQSILKTNVKSFAKYVKDFITFKGFDQVILLGNSLGGHIALYHTKMYPEKVAGLVITGSSGLYESAMGDSYPKRGDYEYIKKKAEDVFYDPAIATPELIDEVYATVNDRIKLIKTLTIAKSAIRHNMAKDLPKMTVETCIIWGKNDAVTPPNVAEEFDKLLPNSTLYWIDKCGHAAMMEHPQEFNTILEEWLTKKNL; the protein is encoded by the coding sequence ATGGACAAACACTACAAAAAAGAAGGCAAATACAGCTATTATGAAGCTGGAGAAGGAACTCCTATCGTGATTTTACATGGCTTAATGGGAGGCCTAAGTAACTTTGATGCTGTAGCAGAATATTTCCCATCGAAAGGATACAAAGTTGTTATCCCGGATTTGCCAATCTATACCCAAAGTATTTTAAAAACAAACGTAAAAAGTTTTGCGAAATACGTTAAAGACTTTATCACTTTTAAAGGATTTGATCAGGTAATTTTATTAGGCAACTCCCTTGGAGGACACATTGCTCTTTATCACACCAAAATGTATCCTGAAAAAGTAGCCGGACTCGTAATTACCGGAAGTTCTGGACTTTACGAAAGCGCAATGGGTGATAGTTATCCAAAAAGAGGTGACTACGAATACATAAAAAAGAAGGCTGAAGATGTATTTTACGATCCTGCAATTGCAACTCCCGAGCTTATTGATGAAGTGTATGCAACGGTAAACGACCGCATAAAACTAATCAAAACTTTAACGATTGCCAAAAGTGCAATTCGCCATAATATGGCAAAAGATTTACCAAAAATGACAGTAGAAACCTGTATCATTTGGGGTAAAAATGATGCCGTTACACCACCAAATGTTGCCGAAGAATTTGATAAATTATTGCCTAATTCAACTTTGTATTGGATAGACAAATGTGGACACGCTGCTATGATGGAACACCCTCAGGAATTCAACACAATTCTTGAAGAATGGCTCACAAAAAAGAATTTATAG
- the yihA gene encoding ribosome biogenesis GTP-binding protein YihA/YsxC, with the protein MKINTAEFIISNSEVAKCPQDFLPEYAFIGRSNVGKSSLINMLTNHKNLAKTSGRPGKTQLINHFKINNNWFLVDLPGYGYAKVSKKTKSVFQQFITDYFETREQLVCAFVLIDIRHEAQNIDIEFMSYMGESEIPFCIIFTKADKISKTKVDSHIAAYKKQMFANNWEEMPHYFVTSATEQIGKDDVLNYIDEVNQEVFKNSNKF; encoded by the coding sequence ATGAAAATTAATACCGCCGAATTTATTATCAGTAATTCCGAAGTAGCAAAATGTCCACAGGATTTTTTGCCGGAATATGCTTTTATCGGACGATCTAACGTAGGTAAATCTTCGTTGATCAATATGCTTACCAATCATAAAAACTTAGCTAAAACTTCAGGAAGACCAGGGAAAACACAGCTAATTAATCACTTTAAGATTAATAACAACTGGTTTTTGGTCGATTTACCTGGTTATGGTTATGCTAAAGTATCAAAAAAAACAAAATCAGTCTTTCAGCAATTTATAACTGATTATTTTGAAACAAGAGAACAACTTGTTTGTGCTTTTGTTTTGATTGATATTCGTCACGAAGCTCAAAATATAGACATTGAATTTATGTCATATATGGGAGAAAGCGAGATTCCGTTTTGTATCATTTTTACAAAAGCAGATAAAATCAGTAAAACTAAAGTTGACTCTCATATTGCAGCATACAAAAAACAAATGTTTGCCAATAACTGGGAAGAAATGCCACACTATTTTGTGACATCCGCTACAGAGCAAATAGGAAAAGATGACGTTTTAAATTATATCGACGAAGTAAATCAGGAAGTTTTTAAAAACAGTAATAAGTTTTAA
- the gldC gene encoding gliding motility protein GldC codes for MSDTINSEIRFNIELDGNRVPEKLTWSAQDGGVQAEEAKAIMLSIWDSKAKETMRIDLWTKDMPVDEMKIFFHQTLVAMSDTFKRATDDEKMSDTMKDFCDYFAEKLELTK; via the coding sequence ATGTCAGATACAATAAACTCAGAAATTAGATTCAATATAGAATTGGACGGAAACCGCGTTCCGGAAAAATTAACATGGAGCGCACAAGATGGCGGTGTGCAGGCTGAAGAAGCAAAAGCAATAATGTTGTCTATTTGGGACAGCAAAGCCAAAGAAACTATGCGTATAGATTTATGGACAAAAGATATGCCGGTTGATGAAATGAAGATTTTCTTTCACCAAACTTTAGTTGCGATGTCCGATACTTTTAAACGTGCGACTGACGATGAAAAGATGTCAGATACGATGAAAGATTTTTGTGATTATTTTGCAGAAAAATTGGAGTTGACAAAGTAA
- the gldB gene encoding gliding motility lipoprotein GldB, with product MKIYRFVVVLGLFFLSCDQKTKVEKAVEEIPVDIKVERFDKAFFESKPEDLAKLKRQYPFFFPAGNDDSVWLKRMQDPLWREVYTEVQKKYSNFEPVREKFNALFQHVKYYFPKTKTPKIITVIGEMDYNSKAIYADSLVIVALELYLGKNHKFYEFPNYLKENFEENQIMPDVVSSFTYRNIPASADKDLLSKMIFDGKQLYAKDLLLPEYSDAEKIGYKPEQIKWCEENEAYMWRFFVESEMLYSQDPKLTTRFMTPAPFSKFYLEIDNDSPGRVGAWIGWQIVRSYMKNNTVTLPELLKTNSKEIFEKSKYKPKK from the coding sequence ATGAAAATATATCGCTTTGTAGTGGTTCTGGGCTTGTTTTTTTTGTCCTGTGATCAAAAAACTAAAGTTGAAAAAGCAGTAGAAGAAATTCCGGTTGATATTAAGGTTGAGCGTTTTGATAAAGCGTTTTTTGAAAGTAAACCAGAGGATTTAGCGAAATTAAAAAGACAATATCCTTTCTTTTTTCCGGCAGGAAATGATGATAGTGTTTGGTTAAAGAGAATGCAGGATCCGCTTTGGAGAGAAGTGTATACAGAAGTGCAAAAAAAATACAGCAATTTTGAACCGGTACGCGAGAAATTCAATGCACTTTTTCAGCATGTAAAATATTATTTTCCTAAAACTAAAACGCCAAAAATTATTACGGTAATTGGTGAAATGGATTATAATTCTAAAGCAATTTATGCAGACAGTCTGGTAATTGTTGCACTGGAATTGTATTTGGGAAAAAATCATAAGTTTTATGAGTTTCCAAATTATCTGAAGGAAAATTTCGAGGAAAATCAAATTATGCCAGATGTGGTTTCTAGTTTTACTTATAGAAATATTCCTGCTTCTGCAGATAAAGATTTGCTTTCTAAAATGATTTTTGATGGAAAGCAGCTTTATGCAAAAGATTTGCTTCTGCCTGAATATTCAGATGCAGAAAAAATAGGGTACAAACCGGAACAAATAAAATGGTGTGAAGAAAATGAGGCCTATATGTGGCGTTTTTTTGTAGAAAGCGAAATGTTATATAGTCAGGATCCAAAATTAACAACACGTTTTATGACTCCAGCTCCGTTTTCTAAATTTTATTTAGAAATTGATAATGATTCTCCAGGAAGAGTTGGTGCCTGGATTGGCTGGCAAATCGTGCGATCTTATATGAAAAATAATACTGTAACGTTGCCGGAATTATTAAAAACAAACTCAAAAGAAATTTTCGAAAAGTCAAAATATAAACCGAAGAAATAA
- the nadE gene encoding NAD(+) synthase, which translates to MAKKSTIQTEKVNNHIVEWLKNYANNAKVNGFVIGISGGVDSAVTSTLCAQTGLKVLCVEMPIHQAENQVSRGREHIEQLKKRFPNVSNVETDLTATFEAFKSAVPKTDDEAKVSLSLANTRARLRMTSLYYLAGIHGLLVAGTGNKVEDFGVGFYTKYGDGGVDLSPIADLMKSDVYALGEFLTIPQSILTAAPTDGLFGDNRTDEDQLGASYDELEWAMLAAESGNTPADYSGREKSVFEIYKRLNTSNKHKMDAIPVCIIPKTLK; encoded by the coding sequence ATGGCTAAAAAAAGTACGATTCAAACAGAAAAAGTGAATAACCACATTGTAGAGTGGTTGAAAAATTATGCTAACAATGCAAAAGTAAATGGTTTTGTAATTGGAATTTCCGGTGGCGTTGACTCTGCCGTAACGTCTACATTATGTGCCCAGACCGGTTTGAAAGTTTTATGTGTAGAAATGCCAATTCACCAGGCCGAAAATCAGGTTTCGAGAGGAAGAGAACATATAGAGCAATTAAAAAAGCGTTTTCCGAATGTTTCTAACGTAGAAACAGACTTAACTGCCACTTTTGAAGCTTTTAAAAGTGCAGTACCAAAAACAGATGACGAAGCAAAAGTTAGCTTATCATTAGCTAATACACGTGCTCGTTTGAGAATGACTTCTTTATATTATTTGGCCGGAATTCACGGGTTATTAGTTGCCGGAACCGGGAACAAAGTAGAGGATTTTGGAGTAGGATTTTACACCAAATACGGAGACGGCGGAGTCGATTTAAGTCCAATTGCCGACTTAATGAAGTCGGATGTTTATGCTCTTGGAGAATTTTTAACGATTCCACAATCAATTTTAACAGCTGCACCAACTGATGGATTATTTGGCGATAATCGAACCGATGAGGATCAATTAGGAGCAAGTTATGACGAACTTGAATGGGCGATGTTGGCCGCGGAGTCAGGAAATACGCCAGCTGACTACAGTGGGAGAGAAAAATCTGTCTTTGAAATTTATAAACGTTTAAACACCAGCAACAAGCATAAAATGGACGCAATTCCGGTCTGCATTATACCAAAAACGTTAAAATAA
- a CDS encoding response regulator transcription factor, whose protein sequence is MIKVCLADNHPVTHFGVKSYFKDHDQISIVANVGNFSMVRDILQTKEIDILILDLELEGLSSIFEVKSILKNFPKTKIVIFSDLAEQMYAPNAIKAGVSGYVHKTEKLETLGLSIIKVHEGKIIINETVRKNMALIAKQSKSERLYRKLSNREIEVLRYLSDGKKNNEISKILNLNEKTISTYKLRLLTKLNVTNLVDLVNKAKTLEII, encoded by the coding sequence ATGATTAAAGTATGTCTTGCAGACAATCATCCTGTGACTCACTTTGGCGTTAAGTCTTATTTTAAAGACCACGATCAAATTTCAATTGTTGCCAACGTAGGCAATTTTTCAATGGTTAGAGATATTCTTCAAACGAAGGAGATTGACATCCTAATTCTAGATCTGGAATTAGAAGGTCTCTCAAGTATCTTTGAAGTTAAATCTATCCTGAAAAACTTCCCAAAAACAAAAATTGTAATTTTTAGTGACCTCGCTGAACAAATGTACGCTCCAAATGCGATCAAAGCAGGAGTTTCTGGGTATGTGCACAAAACAGAAAAACTTGAAACTTTAGGTCTTTCTATTATTAAAGTACATGAAGGAAAAATTATCATCAACGAAACTGTGCGTAAAAACATGGCTCTTATTGCGAAACAAAGCAAAAGCGAACGTTTGTACAGAAAACTTTCTAATCGCGAGATCGAAGTTTTACGTTACTTAAGTGATGGTAAGAAAAACAATGAAATCTCTAAAATCTTAAACCTGAACGAAAAAACGATCAGTACTTACAAATTAAGATTATTGACTAAATTAAATGTTACTAATTTAGTAGATCTTGTTAACAAAGCAAAGACTTTAGAAATTATTTAA
- the dnaG gene encoding DNA primase, producing the protein MISQATIDSVFETARVEEVIGDYVNLKRAGSNYKGLSPFSDERSPSFMVSPAKGIWKDFSTGKGGNSVKFLMEHSQFTYPEAIRYLAKKYNIEIEETEQTDAEKAMTDVRESMYLVSEFAKDYFNKTLLNSEEGKAIGLSYFKERGFTNETIKKFSLGYSPETWDALTKEALGKGYKLEFLESTGLTIAREDRPFDRFKGRVMFPIESMSGRVLGFGGRILTNDKKAAKYLNSPESDIYHKSKVLYGIFQAKQSIAKQNNCYLVEGYTDVIQFNQAGIENVVASSGTALTPDQIRLINRLTRNITVLFDGDAAGLRAAIRGIDLILEEGMNVRVCAFPDGEDPDSFARKTSHDDLVAYLEENSKDFIQFKASLLMKEAKNDPIKKADLIRDMVVSISKIPDRIQREVYTQECARIMDISEQVLVSTLAQLIQKDLTEASKKQKQEQKPFEVFRNQPQQPPSNAGYSGGDPDDPRTGPPDDYYPGGPGYAAPVEQTEKVDILYRLERKVIEILLLYGDKMEEFEDVLLKNNDEGEVIMVSEMRQYKVHQRIYLSLQEDEVELSNNLFRDIYTDLIAFYNQNDKFSLEQYLMRLQPDFAQEVTDILMEDERLTLHDWEGQNIFSKMKDETIAQYVTETIMSMRWFLVDKIIQELKSSIQPDNSDNTELLSMVVDYSKLVNSFSKKLGRVMSRYH; encoded by the coding sequence TTGATTTCACAAGCTACAATTGATTCCGTTTTTGAAACTGCTCGAGTAGAGGAGGTTATTGGTGATTATGTTAACTTAAAACGTGCAGGAAGTAATTACAAAGGTCTAAGTCCATTCTCAGATGAGCGCTCTCCATCGTTCATGGTGTCGCCCGCAAAAGGAATCTGGAAAGATTTTAGTACTGGAAAAGGAGGGAATTCTGTAAAGTTCTTAATGGAACATTCGCAATTTACCTATCCCGAAGCCATTCGATATTTGGCTAAAAAATACAATATTGAGATCGAAGAGACAGAACAAACCGATGCTGAAAAAGCGATGACGGACGTTCGTGAAAGTATGTATTTGGTTTCGGAATTTGCAAAAGATTATTTTAATAAAACGCTTTTAAATTCAGAAGAAGGAAAAGCAATTGGACTCTCTTATTTTAAGGAAAGAGGTTTTACCAATGAAACAATCAAAAAATTTAGTTTAGGATATTCGCCAGAAACCTGGGATGCTTTGACCAAAGAAGCTTTAGGTAAGGGCTATAAATTGGAATTTTTGGAAAGCACCGGTTTAACAATTGCGAGAGAAGATCGCCCGTTTGACCGTTTCAAAGGCCGTGTGATGTTTCCTATCGAAAGTATGTCAGGACGTGTTTTAGGATTTGGAGGACGCATCTTAACGAATGATAAAAAAGCAGCAAAATATTTAAACTCGCCGGAAAGTGATATTTACCATAAAAGTAAAGTGCTTTATGGAATTTTTCAGGCGAAACAGTCGATTGCAAAGCAAAACAATTGTTACTTAGTAGAAGGTTATACAGATGTAATTCAGTTTAATCAAGCCGGAATCGAGAATGTTGTTGCTTCGTCAGGAACAGCTTTAACGCCGGATCAGATTCGTTTAATTAATCGTCTTACAAGAAATATTACCGTACTTTTTGACGGAGATGCTGCAGGTTTACGTGCTGCTATTCGAGGAATTGATTTGATTCTTGAAGAAGGAATGAATGTAAGAGTTTGTGCTTTTCCTGACGGAGAAGATCCTGATAGTTTTGCGCGAAAAACTTCGCATGACGATCTTGTTGCTTATTTAGAAGAAAACAGTAAAGATTTTATACAGTTTAAAGCATCGCTCTTAATGAAAGAGGCTAAAAACGATCCTATAAAAAAAGCGGATTTGATTCGTGATATGGTTGTTAGTATTTCTAAAATTCCAGATCGTATTCAACGTGAAGTTTATACTCAGGAATGTGCCAGAATTATGGATATTTCTGAGCAGGTTTTGGTAAGTACTTTGGCTCAGCTGATTCAAAAAGACCTTACAGAAGCTAGCAAAAAGCAAAAACAGGAGCAAAAACCTTTTGAAGTTTTTAGAAACCAACCCCAACAACCTCCAAGTAATGCCGGATATTCAGGAGGAGATCCTGATGATCCAAGAACAGGGCCGCCAGATGATTATTATCCGGGAGGACCAGGATATGCAGCACCAGTAGAGCAAACAGAAAAAGTTGATATTTTATACCGTTTAGAACGCAAAGTAATTGAGATTTTATTACTTTACGGAGATAAAATGGAAGAATTTGAAGATGTGCTTTTAAAAAATAATGATGAAGGCGAGGTTATAATGGTTTCAGAAATGAGACAATATAAAGTACATCAACGAATTTATTTGAGTTTGCAGGAAGATGAGGTTGAACTTTCTAATAACTTATTCCGCGATATTTATACTGATTTGATTGCATTTTACAATCAAAACGACAAATTCAGTTTAGAGCAATATTTAATGCGTCTACAGCCTGATTTTGCTCAGGAAGTTACAGATATTTTGATGGAAGATGAACGATTGACACTTCACGATTGGGAAGGGCAGAACATTTTTTCGAAAATGAAAGACGAAACAATTGCGCAATATGTTACTGAAACGATTATGTCTATGCGTTGGTTTTTGGTTGACAAAATCATCCAAGAATTAAAAAGCTCTATACAACCTGATAATTCAGATAATACAGAGCTTTTGTCGATGGTTGTTGATTACTCAAAACTAGTTAATTCGTTTTCGAAAAAACTAGGAAGAGTAATGTCAAGGTACCATTAA
- a CDS encoding RNA polymerase sigma factor, with amino-acid sequence MKIIHLHQEETEIIKLAVENNRQAQQQIYSRFSPKMLSVCRQYIKDIQLAEDVMITAFMKVFTNLNKFENKGSFEGWIRRIMVNECISYLRVQKKVKFTDDEIYVEESFNAIDSKFSTDQIQFLIDALPDGYKMVFNLYAIEGYKHNEIAKMLGINEGTSKSQLSHARKMLQTQINTLKKQDNGTE; translated from the coding sequence ATGAAAATTATTCATTTACATCAAGAAGAAACCGAAATTATAAAGTTGGCTGTCGAAAATAATCGGCAAGCGCAACAGCAAATATACAGTCGGTTTTCACCAAAAATGTTAAGTGTTTGTCGACAATATATAAAAGACATTCAATTGGCAGAAGATGTGATGATAACAGCTTTTATGAAAGTGTTTACCAATTTAAACAAATTTGAAAATAAAGGAAGTTTTGAAGGCTGGATCCGTCGAATTATGGTCAACGAATGTATCTCTTATTTAAGAGTTCAGAAAAAAGTAAAGTTTACCGATGATGAAATTTATGTAGAAGAAAGTTTCAATGCAATCGACAGTAAGTTTTCGACAGATCAGATTCAGTTTTTAATAGACGCTTTGCCGGACGGATACAAAATGGTTTTCAATTTATACGCCATAGAAGGATACAAACACAATGAAATTGCCAAGATGTTAGGGATTAATGAAGGAACATCGAAATCGCAATTATCGCACGCCAGAAAAATGCTGCAAACACAAATTAATACATTAAAAAAACAAGATAATGGAACCGAATAA
- a CDS encoding polyprenyl synthetase family protein, with translation MNITSQIKQPIFNEMELFEKKFHESMTSKVALLNRITYYIVNRKGKQMRPMFVFLTAKMVSEGIVNERTYRGASVIELIHTATLVHDDVVDDSNRRRGFFSINALWKNKIAVLVGDYLLSKGLLLSIDNGDFDLLRIISVAVREMSEGELLQIEKARRLDITEEVYYEIIRKKTATLIAACCALGAKSVIEDDAQVENMRKFGELIGMAFQIKDDLFDYSEEAIGKPTGIDIKEQKMTLPLIHVLNTCTPQEKKWLINSIKNHNKDKKRVKEVIAFVKNNNGLAYAENKMIEFQQEALSLLQNFEDSEFKDALILMVNYVIERKK, from the coding sequence ATGAATATTACTTCTCAAATAAAACAGCCCATTTTTAACGAGATGGAACTTTTTGAAAAAAAGTTCCATGAATCGATGACCTCAAAGGTGGCTTTACTGAACCGTATTACCTATTATATAGTAAATAGAAAAGGGAAACAAATGCGTCCGATGTTTGTTTTTCTAACTGCCAAAATGGTTTCAGAAGGTATCGTAAATGAGCGAACGTATCGTGGTGCATCTGTAATTGAGCTTATTCATACCGCAACTTTAGTACATGATGATGTGGTGGATGATAGCAATCGCCGCCGCGGATTTTTCTCTATAAATGCACTTTGGAAAAATAAAATTGCCGTTTTAGTCGGGGATTATTTATTGTCTAAAGGTTTGTTGCTTTCTATCGATAATGGTGATTTTGATTTACTCCGAATCATTTCTGTTGCCGTTCGTGAAATGAGCGAAGGTGAATTACTTCAAATCGAAAAAGCTAGAAGACTTGATATTACCGAAGAAGTATATTACGAAATCATCCGAAAGAAAACTGCAACACTTATTGCTGCTTGTTGCGCGCTTGGTGCAAAATCAGTAATTGAAGATGATGCTCAGGTTGAGAATATGCGCAAATTTGGTGAGTTAATCGGAATGGCTTTTCAAATCAAAGACGATTTATTCGATTATAGCGAAGAAGCAATCGGTAAACCAACAGGAATCGATATTAAAGAGCAAAAAATGACTTTGCCTTTGATTCATGTTTTAAATACTTGTACTCCGCAAGAAAAAAAGTGGTTGATAAACTCCATCAAAAACCACAATAAAGACAAGAAGCGCGTCAAAGAAGTTATTGCCTTTGTAAAAAACAATAATGGTTTGGCTTACGCCGAAAATAAAATGATCGAATTTCAGCAAGAAGCACTTTCGTTACTTCAAAACTTTGAAGATTCTGAGTTTAAAGATGCTTTGATTTTGATGGTGAACTACGTTATTGAAAGAAAAAAATAA
- the rlmN gene encoding 23S rRNA (adenine(2503)-C(2))-methyltransferase RlmN produces the protein MQIEKKDIRALSKDQLRDFFVANNDKAFRGNQVYEWLWSKGAHSFDDMTNVAKATRSMLEDNFVINHIKVDTMQRSSDGTVKNAVRLHDGLVVESVLIPTETRTTACVSSQVGCSLDCNFCATSRLKRMRNLEPGEIYDQVIAIDKESRLYHNHPLSNIVFMGMGEPLMNYNNVIKAIDMITSPEGLGMSPKRIMVSTSGIPKMIKKMADDDVKFKLAVSLHSAIDEVRARIMPFSKNFPLADLRESLEYWYRKTKNKISYEYVVWKGINDDKASIDALVKFCKYVPCKVNLIEYNPIDDGEFQQASEESIMAYIKALENIGVVVKVRRSRGKDIDAACGQLANKEG, from the coding sequence ATGCAAATCGAGAAAAAAGACATAAGAGCCTTATCAAAAGATCAATTGCGCGATTTTTTTGTCGCAAATAATGACAAAGCTTTTCGCGGAAATCAAGTGTATGAATGGTTATGGAGCAAAGGAGCACATAGTTTTGATGATATGACCAATGTTGCCAAAGCAACACGTTCTATGCTGGAGGATAATTTTGTGATCAATCATATTAAGGTTGATACAATGCAACGAAGCAGCGACGGAACCGTAAAAAATGCCGTTCGTTTGCATGATGGATTAGTTGTGGAATCAGTTTTGATTCCAACAGAAACCAGAACAACAGCTTGTGTTTCAAGTCAGGTTGGTTGTAGTTTGGATTGTAATTTCTGTGCAACTTCACGATTAAAAAGAATGCGTAATCTGGAGCCGGGAGAAATCTACGATCAGGTTATTGCAATTGATAAAGAAAGCCGTTTGTATCACAATCATCCGCTTTCGAATATTGTTTTTATGGGAATGGGCGAACCTTTGATGAATTATAATAATGTAATCAAAGCCATCGATATGATTACGTCGCCGGAAGGTTTAGGAATGTCTCCAAAACGTATTATGGTTTCGACTTCAGGAATTCCAAAAATGATCAAGAAAATGGCTGATGATGATGTAAAATTCAAATTGGCGGTTTCTTTACACTCGGCAATTGACGAAGTTCGTGCGCGAATTATGCCTTTCAGCAAAAATTTTCCACTGGCAGATTTGAGAGAATCATTAGAATATTGGTACAGAAAAACAAAGAATAAGATTTCATACGAATATGTAGTTTGGAAAGGAATCAATGATGATAAAGCTTCAATCGACGCATTAGTAAAGTTCTGTAAATATGTTCCGTGTAAAGTAAATCTAATCGAATATAATCCAATTGATGACGGAGAGTTTCAACAAGCTTCAGAAGAATCTATTATGGCTTATATAAAAGCTTTAGAAAATATTGGAGTTGTAGTAAAAGTACGTCGCAGCCGCGGAAAAGATATCGATGCAGCTTGCGGACAATTGGCAAATAAAGAAGGATAA
- a CDS encoding YceI family protein, protein MKTIKPILLTIIFTTMALQTNAQKNYTVNTKSTFEVAGTSTVHDWVMKSTEGAGTANLTVKDSKLAGLNSLTITLPAESLKSNKTSMDQVAYEALDTETHQTIEYVLKSAEKINETIWVLTGTYTIAGISKEYKTQVRVTTDNGTFILQGSNQITFGDFEMTPPKAALGVVKTGKDLTLIFNIILS, encoded by the coding sequence ATGAAAACAATTAAACCTATTTTATTGACCATTATTTTCACAACAATGGCATTACAGACCAATGCACAAAAAAACTATACCGTAAATACAAAATCGACTTTTGAAGTTGCCGGGACTTCTACTGTGCACGATTGGGTAATGAAATCTACAGAAGGAGCTGGTACTGCAAATTTAACCGTTAAAGATTCTAAACTAGCAGGCTTAAATAGCTTAACAATTACGTTGCCGGCAGAAAGCTTAAAAAGCAATAAGACGAGTATGGATCAGGTGGCGTACGAAGCATTAGACACAGAAACGCACCAAACAATTGAATACGTTTTAAAATCTGCAGAAAAAATCAACGAAACAATTTGGGTTCTAACCGGAACTTATACAATTGCCGGCATTAGCAAAGAATACAAAACTCAGGTAAGAGTAACGACAGATAACGGAACTTTTATTTTACAGGGTTCTAACCAAATTACTTTTGGCGATTTTGAAATGACACCACCCAAAGCAGCTCTTGGAGTTGTTAAAACAGGAAAAGACTTAACGCTAATCTTCAATATCATTTTAAGCTAG
- a CDS encoding YceI family protein has protein sequence MKAIRIKLLALTISFLGITSIATAQKSYALDSKSTFSVLGTSTLHDWEMKSSSGTGTASFSIANSKLTDIDALSITLLSESIKSEKKSMDKVAYETLKTDKQKNIKYVLKSAEKVNETTWTLTGTYTIAGVSKEYKTTVKTTVTANGVNIQGSNKITFADFGMKSPTALLGTIKTGQDLTIKFNLNFNL, from the coding sequence ATGAAAGCGATTAGAATAAAATTACTAGCCTTAACAATTTCCTTTTTAGGAATAACTTCAATAGCAACTGCACAAAAAAGTTATGCTTTAGATAGCAAATCTACATTTTCTGTTTTGGGAACATCAACCTTACATGACTGGGAAATGAAATCAAGTTCCGGAACGGGAACGGCAAGCTTTTCAATTGCAAATTCTAAACTAACAGATATCGACGCTTTATCTATAACCCTTTTATCAGAAAGCATAAAAAGTGAGAAAAAAAGCATGGATAAAGTAGCCTACGAAACTTTAAAAACTGACAAACAAAAAAATATTAAATATGTTCTTAAATCTGCCGAAAAAGTAAACGAAACAACTTGGACTCTAACCGGAACTTATACCATTGCAGGTGTAAGCAAAGAATACAAAACAACTGTAAAAACGACTGTTACAGCAAATGGAGTAAATATTCAGGGATCAAATAAAATCACTTTTGCTGATTTTGGAATGAAGTCTCCAACCGCTTTACTAGGCACTATTAAAACCGGTCAGGATTTGACCATAAAATTCAATTTAAACTTTAATTTATAA